In Mytilus edulis chromosome 7, xbMytEdul2.2, whole genome shotgun sequence, a single genomic region encodes these proteins:
- the LOC139482705 gene encoding uncharacterized protein, which produces MSKKKEDPPKIHLPMEQSVQLSRTNTDMVSYEDLLIAQYLEELRKTKGEMRKKKDVPRSPYAQRVSSATEYKYSKRRPMSATYPARPPSGNKPKIDAKFIADPNLWDPATPRERMTITTAKTTATRQQIKNRPASAPAKNKGLNSRPMSATSNLSWFYGRSTRPWSGRSFG; this is translated from the exons ATGTCGAAGAAGAAAGAAGACCCACCTAAGATCCATTTACCAATGGAACAATCAGTCCAGTTAAGTAGAACCAATACAGACATGGTCAGTTATGAAGATCTATTGATTGCTCAGTATCTAGAGGAACTGAGAAAAACGAAAGGAGAGATGAGAAAGAAGAAAGA CGTCCCAAGATCACCTTATGCTCAGCGTGTATCTTCAGCGACAGAATATAAATATAGCAAAAGACGACCCATGTCAGCAACATATCCAGCCAGACCACCCTCTGGTAACAAACCAAAAATAGATGCCAAGTTCATTGCAGACCCCAATCTATGGGACCCGGCTACTCCTAGGGAGAGAATGACGATAACAACAGCAAAAACAACTGCCACTAGGCAACAAATTAAAAATCGTCCAGCAAGTGCTCCAGCTAAAAATAAAGg GTTAAACAGCAGACCAATGTCAGCCACGTCCAATTTATCTTGGTTCTATGGCAGATCAACAAGACCATGGTCAGGTAGATCATTTGGTTAA